The sequence GCACAGAGTGGAGACATGGACAGGTCAGTTCGTTTTTGCTCTTGCGTGTGTCATCTTCCCtctaatcacacacatacataccatacacacacatgcacagacacacacgcagcttTGTAAAACCCATTGTCACTTCTGCTCTGCACCACAGCCTCCTGTTGGAAAGCCTCCGCGTGCTGTACCTCCTGCTCCAGGTCCTGGCGTCCctggctgctgtgctgctgctgtgtttgtttctcaagAAATTTGTGATTGGTCCGTATTACAAGAAACTGCACGCTGAGAGCAAAGGCAACAAGGAGATCCTGGTGCTTGGGATGGCAGCGTTTGTCTTTTTCATGCTGACGGTATGATCTTTTCTTCAGACGTCCCGAATTCTTTTATACAATTGtctgattttagtttttctctcctcctgacGGGGGTTCCCTAGGTAACAGAGTATCTTGACATTTCCATGGAGCTAGGCTGTTTCCTGGCTGGAGCATTGCTGTCCACACAGGGTCACATGGTCACCACAGAGATCACGGGATGCATCGAGCCAATCAGGGATTTCCTCGTTATCATCTTCTTTGCCTCTATTGGTCAGAACCAACATGACCTTTTATGACTGATCTTACTATTTATTATCGTGTTAGACTTTTGCAGCATTTACAGTGAAACttgctcattgtgtgtgttttttgtgacgCTGCAGGTCTCCACGTGTTCCCTACATTCGTGCTGTATGAGCTCACCATCCTGCTGGTGCTTACATTCACTCTCGTCATTATGAAGGTACAACTGGTTTGTCGCTTTTGCTCTTTTCATTTCCCAGAGTGCACCATGACGCACTCTCATTCCTTCACGATTCTCCTTTACCCCTCATGTCCTTCCAGTTTTTCATGGCTGTGGTGGTGCTCTCGGCGATCCTACCTCCGGGCCTTCGACACATTCGATGGATCGTCTCAGCCGGACTCGCGCAGGTCAGCGAATTCTCCTTCGTCCTGAGCAGCCGTGCACGTCGAGCTGGCATCATCTCCAGAGAGGTCAGTTAGGACTTTTATCTTTCAAGTTTTTAAAGTCATTTCCCCCAGTGCACATTTATAGGTAACtatttacatttgaattatttaaaggttcagtgtgtagaatttagtgacttAGTGGTGAAGGTTCATTTTgtagctgaatacccctcaactgaccctccccttccaaacatggaaGAGAACTTGTGGAAGCCttcatttgtcatttaaacTCAAAAGGTATttggtttgtccagtttggcctattgtaaaaaacatggcggtgTACGTAGAGAGAAGATGCATACCTTTGATGAGAGGATCAATGGGAGGGGATGGTGTAATGTGTAAATTGCActtttcctgtgttttaatgtgtctcCCTCCACTCAGGTGTACCTGCTGATTCTCAGTGTCACCACTCTGAGTTTACTGCTGGCTCCGGTGCTATGGAGAGTAACCACACACAGATGGGTTCCCCGGGTCGAGCACAAAACAGTCCTATGAACAGAGAGCGGCCTCAGGGCCCCAGCAGCCCCTGTGTGCACTGACTGTTACTCAGCCGGCACGAGGAGCTGAAGTCAAGTCTTATTTGTCCAGTGAGGAACTCTCTCATGTTAACGCACACACGGATATGACGCAGACTGTTGGACCAAATGTTTCTCTTTATCGATTCAGCAGAAGCAACCCTCTTCATGCAGAGCGAGGATCTTCATCAGCTCCATTCTGGCTTTGTTATGAAAGACGTCTTCTTCAAGCATGTACACTAGGTACAGTAGCAATACGATTATTGTATAAGGtcttatttaaaacacattgtgtCTAGTTTTAGGTTATATTAATGAAGTCGACACTCATTCATGTTTGCACATTGAACCTCACGTTTGCCTTTCTTTAATTGTGTCAATCACATGGACCAAATCTGAGCTTTCAACTGTatgtggtgtttttctttttatgtgttGCTACATTTCCTTGATAGGATGATTTAAGACGTCCTCCGTCTTTCCTTTAGTTGACACTACAGCTGACGCTATTCAAATTGAGCTTATTATGAATGTCAGATTCTGTTTCTGATTGAAGTGCAAaccttctctctgctgtttttaacAGAGGCTACATGTAGTTTAATCCGGATTCTATGTCTGTCCATACAATTGTGATAGCTAAATATGCAGTAACCATTTTTACATATCTCTAATGTCTTGTTGAGAATCATGGTACCTGTCGCATCAGTATTTTAAAGGAATGAAGTTAATCAAGTAATCGGAATTTAGGCAGTACCTcactaaattatttaaatgtcatgGGAATTTATTCATTTGCATTTAAGGAGACATCCAGCACTGGTTACCACTGAATGTCAAAACTAATGAGCTAGCTCATCACTCCTCTGCCCCAGCAGAGGAGAGACTGTAGGGGGCGTCATCTCACTCTGAGAGAGCTCCTCTGAGCTGCATCTCACACTGTACATTTCCTTGTCGTACGATTCATAGTGTGCAATGTTAATGTGTGTAACACTACCACGTGTTACAATTGAatgttttctgatattttccTGCATTAGATTTACATTGAGGGTATttgagtttatgtgtgtgtgcgttggatTAAAGCTCCTGAGCACAAAGACATGATGGGATCAAaatgttcatgtattttttaaattattgaaattaagtgatttatttattaaaaaatagaaaacaaatgtttactgctctgttctgttcttTACATGTTGTACTTTCTTTGgggatattttatttatctgtgtaGATCTAATTTCATGATTAACATCTACCGATCTACAGAACTCAGGCCGTGATACTATGGCTCAGCCTTATTagctattttttcttttgtgtatttattttctttcatggGCCTCAGATGGGCTTGCTAAATGACAAATGTTGGAAGTCAAtggcacattttaaaaagattaGGATTTTAAGCTGTGATTATAAGTAACTGACTTCTGTGTGCCCCATCACTTAGACTGAAACAGAACTTGCTCATGTTAACCATCTGAGAGGCTCCTGATTCGTTCGGCTTGGCCAGTATCTGTCATGGTTTCTTTGACTTGCATTATGGGGATGAGCCCCAAAGATGATTGAACAGAATTTTATATTAGTAAATAAATTCAGAAGTTTATtaaagatttagatttttttctttcacatccCTTGATTATAGTTATTATCCAATAAGCTCTTATTTTATGTTCACTTCTCTGCTCCGCTGGTGTGGACAAAAGCAAGTCTCCATCATGTAAATCATTACACTCTTAAGGTTAAGACATGTTttcaggttagggttaggcaagtagtagCCTCAATGTAATGTAAGTCAATGTTAcgaatgtcctctgaagtcatgaaGACATGAACGTGTgcctgcgcgtgtgtgtttttgtgtatgtgtacgtCTGAACTGTGTAAGCTGATAACCTTCACACTCTGCAGTCAGCAGATTTATGAGAAACCTTATCACCCCCATCATGCTATTAGTGAggatacaaatacaaacacactacACATTGTGCTTAAGTAGAGTTTTAGAGCCACAGCTTCATCTTTCTGAAGTGAGAGTTTTGCCTAAATCTTGAGCTGCTGGTAAAACACACTTTACTGATGAGACCAAACCGAAGTAGgaattcattttatttagaaatgttattttgtttagATACATTTGTCATGGCAGTCTAAGGACACATTTAGCACTTCAAAAGAAATCTCAAAATCACAATTAACCTCAAGAATCTCGTCATAATGACTCCACTTGAGTTTTCCTCACATATCCTTTAGGTTTATAGATGTCACTGTTTAATACATGGCAAATTCTAAAATTCAGTATACAAAGAAGTTCATGAATCACACATGAGaaatcactgaaaaatgaaagcaCCACACAGCACAGAGAATAAAGTATGTCTGCAGTGTTGGGTTAAGTTTAGGATTAGTAGTTTGAGGGTTGTTGATGTGTTGACACCTTCTCGGTCTGTCACGCTGACAGGCGACATGACGCCTGTCAGATATCTGAgtattttctcttctgtttctcattttcctGCATTCAGGAAGAAGAGGACTTTTCCCTCGTAGGGGTCATGGTAGTTTTCATAGCTGATCTGCTGGGAGACCACTCTACACTGGATCTTGGCCGACTTCTTTCCGACCAGGTGGAAACGAACGGCCACCAGCGGGTTGACATACAAAGGctgaggaaaaggaggaaggaggcCAGGGAAGACGGCTGGTTAGTGTTGTTTTCATATCATTTTTGCTGTCATGTTtgttaaatttatttatttaagaataTGCAACACGTTAATGTTTGTATCAAGTggaatataaacacaaaattaCTCAAAATGATTTTATAACATTGGGGAACACTATTTTAAAAATGGAGGCTCGTAGTAGCAGTAGTTGCCCACTTTTCCCAACCTCGTCTGCACTATAGAGTTGTGTTTGGACATGCGCCCATCGACTGGGGGGTTCATGCTTACCTGTGCCCGTTTTCCATAATAAGGAAAGTAGGAGCGATCCATAATCCCCCCGTCAGGGAAATACTCAATTTTGTCCACATTGCCTTGTCCTTCCTATAGAAATGGACACAAAATATGTATATTCAAAGATGCACTCATTAAAAAATAGTTTACATTCTCCTCCTGCAACAACTGCTGTGTCATGTGTAATGCCTAATGGAGACAACATATTCATAATTGGCTTAAAGGTCAGGGTTGAAGAATCCAGTGTTTTGGAGATTGACCTGGAGTCAGGCTGAGACCACGTTGTCCCAGTCacatctctgtctcctctgcatcATTACCTCAATTCAGGAGGTTGTATTCCTTTCTGTCCATTTGCTTGTTGCTTCATTTGTTTAAGTCAAATTGGGCAAAAACTAGTGGATGGATTTCTACAAAACTTTTGTTGCGGATCTGGATAATGGGACCAATCCAGgaatttctttctctttgtgaaaCATTATGAAATAGAGCATTcgttgtttgacattttcactgttcTCCCATGGAATGAGTTATGGACCTTGTTGAAAACAGttaggcatatttagggaactgatatctatgaatgtgAGAAATTTGGGGCAGCTTGATTTAATGGATTTAAGGGGACTCTTGCAAACCTTTCAATATTGTAAATCACTGACTTACCaattcaaaaaatataatatttcagACTCGTCTTCTTTAACACATGTTGTTACATCTAGCACAAGAAGATGTTGCTCACCAGTATCGTACAGTTGACATGTGGGGCAGGCTCAGAAGAATTAGATGGCAAAAAGTTAATGATctgcagagaagaaacagaTAAAGTACTTTTTAGTCATGATGATTGAATGTGATatgaacttttttttatatccagaTTTAACTGTTTTCCCATAGAGCTCAGAGGGATGTTTGTTATTAATAAAACTTACCCTGTTCATCTTGATGATGACACACGGCATGCTGCAGTTGTAGCCAAAGGTCGGGTCCTCTTGTCCTGAGCAGTCTCCCAGCATGCTTTTGGTGAAGGGACATGCCCACTTTGTGTGGTGAGGGGCAGAGAAGGTGTTCTGGATGTAGAACTGTCCCTTGGTGCAGTTATGGTTGTAACATCCTTGTTGTGCAGTGTCATTATAGgctgaaggaaagagagagaaagatgtaCAGTGTGTTCGTTTGCCATCTGTCATGGTCaggagactgatatttgtgagtgtgcgCAATTTGGTGCACATCCAAATACAAACCAAAGCAAATTCGGACCTATTCGATATTTGCTGATAGTCCGATAAATAAATACTCACGCTCCAGGAACTTATTAAGGATGTTGGTCATCTTCATCCAGCTGCTCTTGTCTGATGTGTTGTAGTTGATTTCAACGTCCTCCTCTCCATAAGTGTCTGGCCACACCATCACCCCTGAGCAAGTAAACAGAGACATGATTCAGAAGCTCTGAACTCGAGTTTATTGTTGTCATGccaccttgttgttgttgttgttgttgttgttgttgttgttttacctGGCGATTGTAGCCGGTCTTGGTAGTCAGGCTTGTACGGATCCAAGGTGTACAGGAGCACATAGATGGCCAAACAGAAAAGGCTCGTCATCACCACGTAGAACGCCACGTAATACAAGCTGATGAACactgtgaaggagagagaaagacacagggGGAAACAAATCATTCCTTTAATTACAGTAGCAAGGCAGTTAAAGAGAACACACCATTTTAGTGTGATCACAAAAGCTTGTGTCGTTATTTCCACAGGTCAAGGTGTCCTCTGTCAACGTGAGGGGAATTTAATCTGTGAGatccaacacaaaataaacaaagcttaTCTCACGACACCAGCCTTATCTCTCCCCGTCCACATGCTGCGAACATACAAGTCGCGCTGGGGAtttttgaaaagacagaaaaagtcACACACAAGTTCATCCAGCGTGACTGAGCTCACGCCAATGCTTGTCTTTCAGGATATATCACATTTATGTTGCAATAAATATGCTTGAAAATGCGTTATTCTGTTTCAGGAATTGATTTTAGATTTTCAGAATGGAGTCAACTGACCGGAAGGACAGGTAGGTTAGGATAAACCAATCGACAAAATATAAAGTACTAAAAAAATTCCTCCACATCGACTGACTCCAAGTTTAAATTTCTGCTTAGAAATAATATTTACCAAAATAGCATACTGACAGGAGCCATCCCCCTGTAGAGAGTACTTCTAATATTTACTACGTTTACATTTTGAAAGCAGTGCTTTCACTTGTAATAAAACATATTGATCTTCAATTATTGCTTATTCGTCCACTGACAATAAATCGCAGTAATCATTGTTCCTGTGCATATTTGCAACGATGATACGTGACTCAGATGTAATATCCACTTGATATAAGTTGAAGTTTAGAGTGAATGAATAATTTTAGGGTTTTTGACCAAATATTTACACTTTGGGAAAAACTAGATATGGTGAAGTTTAATTTCAGGTGTTCCAGATGAGCATGATAACATTTGACACTTTCTCTTCTATCGATTCAACTTGTGTCTTAAAGAGTGGTTTCTTTAAAAGTCCCTGTAAAGTATTTCTAAGTCACTGCTGCTGAGGTAGCTATTGCATAAATATTTGGCAGCTCTGGTCACGACCAATGAAAATTGATGCAACATGGAAAAGAGAAAACGATGATGACAACATGTGTTAATATTACAAAACTACACTGGACCTTCAACAGTAATGAATAAAACGACAGCCTCATAAAGAACTAAGTATAATAAAATACATCTTTCTGCTAAACTCTGGATATTTTCAAGATATATTCCTGTTATTTCTCCTATTATTTCCTTCCTACCCCATTTCACAGGTGTCCTCCCCATAAATGTCCCATTGTCTGAGTTCCAGACAAAATGGCCAAAGTCTTCACATCGCTGCCCACAGGTCCTCTTCTCCTTCAAGGTGGCCATGATGACGAGTTGTGCTGACCAGGATCCACGGTTAACTTCTCCTTCCTTTATTTAACTCTACCCTTtacttctcttcttccttccttcaaACAGTAATacttgttttctcctccctccccaaAGACTGTGAGGCCCTCTCAGGTGTGTGCTGTCCGTCTTGTCCCCTGTCTCATTCTCTACCACAGCAAAAGCTAAAAGTGACTCCCTGGATGTCGCTCCAGAGTGTGATTCATGTCTTATCTCTTATTCACTATTTATAAGGCCTTGATAAAAGCGGGCAGCGAAGTTGAGGTGGGTCCATGTAGAAACTGGTgaacttcctcctccaccaatgACGTCCTTTACTCCGTTCATCAGGATCACCTTGAACAGCCAGCGCACTGAAAGCTGCAGGCTACATCTGTTTGAGGGTAACAGTACAGGTACAGAGTTGTTTGTTGCAGCATGACGGCCAAATTTCAATATAGCTGAAATAGTTTAGTCTGTACTAAAGTGGCAGACACGTATTGGATGAGAATAAACCAAATGCAAAGTAAAATTGTCAGTTCTCACCGTTTTAAA comes from Platichthys flesus chromosome 1, fPlaFle2.1, whole genome shotgun sequence and encodes:
- the LOC133959000 gene encoding potassium-transporting ATPase subunit beta-like, producing the protein MATLKEKRTCGQRCEDFGHFVWNSDNGTFMGRTPVKWVFISLYYVAFYVVMTSLFCLAIYVLLYTLDPYKPDYQDRLQSPGVMVWPDTYGEEDVEINYNTSDKSSWMKMTNILNKFLEPYNDTAQQGCYNHNCTKGQFYIQNTFSAPHHTKWACPFTKSMLGDCSGQEDPTFGYNCSMPCVIIKMNRIINFLPSNSSEPAPHVNCTILEGQGNVDKIEYFPDGGIMDRSYFPYYGKRAQPLYVNPLVAVRFHLVGKKSAKIQCRVVSQQISYENYHDPYEGKVLFFLNAGK